The Apium graveolens cultivar Ventura chromosome 10, ASM990537v1, whole genome shotgun sequence nucleotide sequence gcaaaattctgcatggtgctgaattgaattattcaactattgaaaaatttgctctagccttgataatggcttcgagaaaactgcgtccttactttcaggctcatcagattgaggtgctaacgaatcagccactgagaaatatcattcacagtcccaaagcaagtgggagattgattaagtgggcaataaagttgggagagttcgatctcaagtataagccacgtacggctattaaagcccaggcactagctgacttcatggtggaatgtaccatacccaaccaagaagtcggggggcaggaagataccgtacctcaagacaagggagtcgataatagggacaaagagaaggatgataaggagaaagaatactgggttctctattttgatggagcatcaaaaacaaattccagtggagcagggttggttttgcaaagccctgatgggttcttaattgagtatgctatgaagctagacttcccaaccacaaataatgaggcagaatatgaagccctgatagctggccttggtctagctgggacacttagagtcaaaaacttaaaggttcgtggagactcgaagctgatcatatcccaagtaaagggagaatttgaggcaagggatgatacgatggctaagtatgtccgcctagtaagggctgtgatgacccaatttaatgaatgccatgttgaacacattccaagggaagaaaatgctaaggcagatgtgctatcaaagtttgcttcatctgagatagaagaaagttcaggaagtgtatacttccgtgttttgaagacacgaagcatagatgttaagcttgtggctcccataggcctggggacgtcatggattgatcccatcaaggctcacattcaaaccggttggctgccaagcgatgcaactgaagcacggaagttagctgttcgagcactaaggtactctttgatagatgggattctttacaaaagatctttcgtggttccttacttgaggtgtctcaggcccgatgaggcacgcttggctcttgaagaagtgcatgaaggtatttatggacaacacttggggggcagggccttggctcataagataactcgtctaggcttttattggccagaaatgatggctgatgccaaagaatatgtgaagaagtgtgactgctgtcagaagcatgcacctgttgttagacaacctcccgagatgctgacatctatcaactcgcccattccctttgctatgtgggggatggatatcctggggcctttccctatggccacggcacaaaggaagtttctgattgtagccattgattatttcaccaagtggattgaagccaaacccttggctaaaatcacaactaagcaggttgcacaattcctgtggaaaaacattatgtgccgatatggaattccccgtatcctagtcactgacaatggaacacaattcaacaacgaggaattcaagaagtattgtgaagaaaatgaaattgagttacggttcacctctgtgtctcacccacaagccaatgggcaagcggaagtagcaaatcgaataatcctggatggactaaagaagaggatcgagaagtcaagaaataattgggtggatgagatacttcccatattatgggcctataggactacctgtagagtcacgacaggagcgactcccttcatgttggcatatggggcagaagcagtagtttcagtggagatatcacattcctctccaaggattcaggctttcaatacagaagaaaatgaagaagggcagaggttagccctggatctaattgatgaagtgcgagataaggcacatgcaaagatagtagaatatcagaaaaaggcttcattctactacaacctaagggttaaagaaaggtttttcaaacaaggtgatctagtcttgaggaagatagaagcatctggtgtaggacaaaaagggaagcttgccccaaattgggaagggccgtacaaagtcaagagtgttcaaggtagaggaacctacaagctagagactatggatggttttgaagtcccgagaacttggcatgcacaaaacctgaaggtttactatgtgtagggcagctggatacgattctcactcgtcaggatggcgagtaggttgaaaagcaccttgaagctttgcttgcttaggatttatatgttttagttttattacgaagtttattaagacttgtgtaagggacgaatcccagacaattttatgaaattcatgagttcttcaaagtatgtttgtggcctaacaaataaaaaccaaatgcatggatgcaagcataaaaggtgataaacaaaatagatcggataaatattacaagaagttcgataaataaagtctcgaaaataagacaagccacgcagggctgaaaaagctctaaggagctgaggtaccctcggcatccatatcatcgtcctctccgctctcgctgaatgtctctgtcgtctcggaggaggaggaagagctatcatcctcagcaggtctggaagaagactcgggaagaggaaggagtggatcctgaggaacatgatccgagacaactactcgggtacgaaacctctgtagcaaagcctcgtcatcagggcagacatagtccgtcgggttaatatcaggacaagcctcgttcacggtcccaagggtcgtgtcccaaccagtcttaaaaaacccgggaaagactgaatcatccctaatcctcatggattgggcaaatccagatagttgtctatagctttattcttttccgcccgaagtaccaccagctcggcgttagactctccgagttccCCCTCattgcgcttgagcttcttctccagggtataatacttcttctgttgcctcctaagggcattatcggccttatcagaagcccgcttccatgactcggcttgcctcacagcgccttgaaaataagcgttagactgaaacaaatcaatcaacaaagtataaggcaagaaaatgctacaagaacgaaagataagtttaaaagagagaaggcatactgaagccagagactgagctcccatgagcttaatcctctcaaggtcaggggtggccaccacatcagtaaagtccttgggagtcacgctatggtaggaccaatcccaagcatgcttcgtggatccaaccacggtatcccctcggcgaaatccccagagaggctggaaggcgcctgtagtagcagcagcagcaggaacAGCAGCAGTGATGGGAGCGTTGTGGCCCTCAGAtacttcagttgaagcctcccccataggctccttgtaTTTTCTCAAGAAGCTAGGCTCCGTGGCCTTCCCTCGGGTGTCCAGGCCTGCAAGGCGAACTTttttcatcctagcagtctcttcaacgaGAGGTACATtgtcctcgttgatctccttagcagctgcaaaacaaagcaaaaaacaaaataagtggtattaataatgcatgaaatgaaataaagttgagaagggaagaaaaataccctgttgagaaacagaggatagtcccacgtgaatgagggagaactcctctaagagagtccagctggtagtagtgccatcgtcctgagtaagcccattataaataatagtttcctcgggagttaagtgaatggatttgaggctaccatcgctaaccttcccgaaggaagatcggaagagtgtgccccagtcgccattctcccaacgtaacccaacgaaacaattcctccaattttgattgttatcaggaatggaggcgctgttaaagatatatttacttttgggcctttgcttaacatagacccaaccacaaatgctggaagagctattataacactgaaagaccttcctaaaacagctacagaaagaggaaagccctccctaaggcagcagaacataaaacataaaatgttcctccaagcgtttggaggaagctgacacaggttgatttgtaaatcagctaaaagatgaggaataaaagggtggaaaggaaacctaagcccagcattaagggcatcagtgtaaataaagagagtgtcgggtctccagtggcaagtacggtcaccaccagagactggaactaatctaagaggaggaaggaagttataacgtgcatttagtttatcgaaatctatgttgtgccaggtattacaatgattaaaagaatcgagatgtgcagtggagggatattcatcccccctagtgttaatcatatcgattaaagacatatacgaagaacggatctcgatatccttacctcgttttgaagccgaggctattttggccgccctctcggaattcttatcagccattagcaagctggaaaaagcctgaaggagaggttggaaagctaaaggaggggatttgagagaggagaaggTTAGAAAGTTTGAGGAAGTAGTAGagaggtgaaatgagaggtgtgaggaaatcacactctcatcccacctttatatagccaaggaagGGGGTAATGGGCgttaaaaagcccatttgggcccaaaaataagaaggttttggaattatccaggaaattctagtaaaaatcaaaagaaaaacttgattttttcaagattctggaagaatccagaaagatattagaagagtttggaatttgggctcagaaatgaggcccaattctagaaaaaccttgaaaaaatcaagcccagttaagggcccaagtgtttaaaaagcccAGTTAAAAATAAAAGTTAGCTCAATAAGGGAGGGGCCCGATTAGCTAAAAACCCATTGAAGGGTTGGTCCCAGAAAATTCAGCCCAAATTAAGGGCCCAGGTCAAAATAAATATTCTGAACTCTTGACCACATTCGATCAGGACTTGCACCAAGATCCTAGCCAAATGCATTGAGGTCGAATTTCCTTCGACCAAGGCTGAAAAaggggctaattcggtcaagaaaagAATTCTGACCAAAATTCTTGGTCGAAAATACCGGAATAGTTTTTAACCCTGCTTCTTGACCCAGCTCGACCAGAAATCATaagaattcctgatcgaaatgCTTGAGGTCGAATAAAATTCGATCAAGGCTCAAAAACAgacttaattcgatcaggatttagatccattcgaccaagaaacacaaagaattcctgatcgaaaaCATCAAGATCGAAATCCTGTCGACCTGAACAACCAaagatggttaattcggtcaaaaaacaagaatcctgaccgaaagggaagAAAATCCTAGTTAAAAAAAAAGTTGGGGGGAGGAAAacctggccgaaattcgaccaggattcctgatcgaatgtACCCTGCTCGAAATCCAGTCGACCAAGGCAtactgaaggttaattcgaccaggatcctggtcgaatggattcctggtcgaaatctgtattaaaaaaaaggaaaaagaaagaaaaattcttggaaaattacaggaaaataaggaaattccttaaaatattttctgaaaaatgctaatattttcagaaataaggaataaatccagaaaattaaggataaatcccagaaaattagggaaaaatccagaaaattaaggataaatcccagaaaattagggaaaaatccagaaaattaaggataaatcccaaaaaattagggaagaatccagaaaattaaggataaatcccagaaaattaggcaaaaatccagaaattaaggataaatcccagaaaattagggaaaaaatcagaaattaagggaaaatcccagaattaagggaaaaattcctggaaattaagataattcctgaataaaaggaacaatcgttgtaaacgtgtaggtcgctccacactttacgcaaaaatgaaaccctgtaagggaatgaatagacttaacttctgcgaaacctaatcaatgtttcccaaaagttggggggcaaatgatagggataaataaatccttaTTGTATAaattgcattaattgtacaaggtatgggctcctaggcccaataagaagatgtatgacattcagaccagaaaggttaacatgtcgatcaggcctgatggaacagatcaggcctaatggaacaaagaaggcccaaaaaccctgattatttattaatttcgtaattaataaataagggagaaaaacagctattaagataaatcctagtgaggatataaatccttgtagattggcctccaaggaacctcatgggataaggaatcagcttcctactccctaggactcctaagtctatcctaattcagagacttgaccaccaagtctcctataccaagtccaattcaaggactcccacatctatataatGGGCCTCACCCCatagatcagaactacgttttttgacttgatccttagcaatcagcaaggtacgtaggcatcttgttaaggcagattgagtcacgaaacacaagagcagtcaaaatcgagtcttgaaactcacgttccttattattagatacaacaattatatatattagttttaatccataacagataatttaaaatttatacaATATAATTATTAAGGTTCAAAATTTTAGTATattgaaaagttaagaattaaTAAACATGTTATTAGTCATCAACTTCAAAATTAATTTGAACAGAAACCGAAAATTTATTTAGTAGGTGTAGATCATATTTGTAAAATTGCTTTCAATCtcaatttttttgaaaaaatatccAAAATATTAGAGGAAAAATGATCTTTTATATTACTCATAAATGCAAAATAAACATGTCTTTAtatagaattttaaaaataagtgtATATAATAATGAGCCTAGGTATTGGACCGTTAAAATTGTATAGAAACACATTTATTTGTTCccaaaaaaattcatttttttaacaCAAGAAAAACTTGCATTTCGCCCACAAGTGTTCGTGCAATGATGGATCTCTTGTACCTTCTTACAGGAGATTattgttaacttgtgttttttGTTCTGATGGGAAACATATATTTTCTTTTACGTTTTTGAATTATAAAAAAGGTCATATTTCAGTATAAGTAAGTTTTTGTTCATTTTCTCCGAAATTGTAATATAAGGGCTATCACTCATTcgaaaatttgaaattcaaaaatatttttaaaatttattttaagagtattctttatttttattttcattaaaaaatattagtaatttaaataatatttcaataTTATAACCTTTTGCAATATGAAGACAATATGGGGGGACCCATACTAAAAGAAACAAACATGATGCACCTAATTGCGATATTGTTTTTTCTTCAAGACATTCTGTTTCAGTTTCTCTTATTCTCAAGAAAAGAGTTTAAGAAACCAACAATACTTACATACCCACACCTATATAAACACTTCACCGGAAAGTGTTGACACCTAGCCGGTAAAACTTTTCCGATGATGTAATATTCATCATTTTGATCAACACCctttttggtattcatctcaAACTCTATACCCTTTTGtctatacatacatatattgTCTCTATAGTTCTCTTTATATATTCTTTGTGTAGATATTAAATCTGTTCGGATGTGTGTCCATATGCAGATGTTTTTACAGCAGTTCGATGGGTTTTGTATGTAGATATTTGTGTTTGTTTTGTTTAAGTGAAATGTTgaatctttggttgtgattttgGTTGGTTTTTGTTAGGTATTGAAATTAAAGATGAGATTTTTTGTGGGTATGTGAAAAGTTGGAAACTTTTTAGGTTAGGGTGTAGAGGTTTGGTTGATGAATATTGAGTATGGTAGAATGCGAAAAATCGAAACTTTTGTGGGTATGTGATTGATTGTAAAAGAGTTTGTTAGTGATGGATTTTGATTCTAAGAAGAAAATGTGTTTGAAAATGAAGAAGTTAAGTGAAGGGGAAGATAGAGGAGATTATGATGGTGGTTTTAAGTTTGGGTCGAGTGATTCGCTTATTCCAGGTCTTTACGATGATGTAGCTTTAAATTGTCTTGCTTCGGCTTGTAGATCGGATTATTCTGCGTTATCTTGTCTTAATGTGAGGTTTAGTGAGCTAATGAAAAGTGGGTATTTGTACGAGTTGCGTAAGAATTTAGGGATTGTGGAGCATTGGGTGTATATGGTTTGTGATCCGAGGGGGTGGGAGGCGTTTGATCCGACGAGGAATAAGTGGGTGAAGTTGCCTAAAATTCCATGTGATGAGTGTTTTAATCACGCGGACAAGGAGTCACTAACTGTAGGCAGTGAGTTGCTTGTTTTTGGGCGCGAGTTATTTGGGTTTGTGACGTGGAAGTATAGCTTGATTCACCATAATTGGTTTAAAAGTGAAGGAATAAATCATCCTCGGTGTTTGTTTGCTTCGGGTAGTCTTGGATCGATTGCTGTAGTTGCTGGAGGTTGTGACAAGTTTGGGAATATTCTTAAATCTGCTGAGCTTTATGATTCATCAACTGGCGGATGGGAAATGTTACCGAATATGCACTCACCGCGTAAATTATCCTCTGGTTTTTTTATGGATGAGAAGTTTTATGTGATAGGAGGGATGACGAGTAACACTGATTCATTAACTTGTGGGGAGGAGCTAGACCTTAAGACAATGAAATGGAGGAGAATTGAGGGGATGTATCCAAATGTAAATAAGGCTGCCCAGGCACCTCCTCTTGTGGCAGTTGTTGATAATCAACTATATGCAGTTGAGTACTTGACCAACAATGTAATAAAGTATGACAAGGAGAAGAACAAGTGGGATGTGTTGGGGAGACTTCCAGTCAGAGCTGATTATTCGAATGGTTGGGGGCTGGCTTTCAAAGCCTATGGAAAGCAACTTCTAGTGGTGGGAGGCCAAAGGACCCAAGAAGGTGAAGCTATTGTGTTAAATTCTTGGTGCCCAAAATCAGGGGTCAAGGATGGGAGTTTGGATTGGAAAGTGCTTGGCGTTAAGGAAAAGGTCGGGGTGTTTGTTTACAACTGTGCTATCATGGGTTGTTGAAGTTTTTTTTGGTAGATTGGCTCAAGCAACAATTTGGAATTTTAAATGGCATTGACGTCCTTCAAAGCACAATTATTTGATTGGTTAGGTATTTTTTTCCTTGGCATAAGTTTTCTCCATGTGAACTTACAATTTTCTTTCTAACATTCCGATACTGAATGTTTGTCACTCCAATGTCATTCAagagtttttttttttttttgagttTCAGGTGGTTGTAATTTAATGACCAGGTATATCACCGGTTCCTAGCCAACTGCCTTATATCAGTCACTTGTTTTGTATAGTTTCATAGTTTGAGTTTACTGCATTGGTCTATAAGTTTGATTGATTTTGCTTTCATTCCCTTTCATCTTTTATATTATCATCAGTGGTGACAAAGTTTTATGATATATTATTTTACATGCCGGCGTACACATTATGTAAATTGGCTAATAATCCCCCATACATAATACTTGTATATCGATTGCAATTTGCAGGCTAGTATTATTAGTCTAACATATTCTGTTGCAGGCTAGGATTCTTAATATTAACATATTCCGGCAAGATAGTGTCCTTTTGGTTATAGCTTATAATGTACTTACAAGTAAATGTTAAGCATTGCCGAATGAGCCCTTAGGCAATGAGCTTTTTATCAATACATAAATTAAAACAAGCAACTGACAATTTATGAGGACTTATGGAGGGCTATATGTGTGTAAATCTTGCATGTCTGCTAATAGGAGTATGGAGGTTGTTTTGGTGAAGATTGTTTTTCCGTCTCCACCGATAAGAGTCAAGAGTAAAGAGGTTGTTTCCGTAATGATTCTGTCATTGGCATTCTCAAAAAACTATTACTACGGTGAAAATTGAACTCCAGAGAATAAAAATTAGTAGTATTTCAAAAAGAGAAAACAATGTGTGGGGTGGGGGTGGGGGTGGGTAGTGTTGAAGATGATCATTTAAGTGCAGGAAACTGAAAAGAATGATGAAGTACAGGGAGTTTGTTGTAGGAAAAAGCTGAAAACATGAAAGCAAATGGGGCAGGGAGGGAAGCAACAGTTGAATCAGGGGGGAAGAGTGGAGAGTATTTATTGGTTGTGGGTAGGGTTGAATGATGGCTGGTTGGGGGCAATGATAGAGTTAAAGATTGCAGAACAACATGTGAATGGGGATAACTCAAGCCCCACCATTTTCAACAATCTTCTTGTTTCTTGGCAAGTCGTTACAGTAGTGTCTATATCAACTCAAACAAATTTAGGAAATATTGTTTCCTTTTGTAAAGTCATCTATGATGTTGCATTTCCTTTCTTCCCTCGACTCATTTCTTTACTTTGTCTTTGGAAaactttttcttttccttttaaataccaaaaattaGAAGTTATATACAGATCTATCAATCAAGTCAGAAATGTGCGAGGTGAACTGATAACAAAGTTGAGCTACTAGATAATAAATTTAAAAGTGTGCAAGGATTTGTTCCATCATACTCCAGCGGATTGGTAATATTAATCCGTAAAAGACAGAGAATACTCGTATTCAGGAATAGCTCATGAGCCATTGGAGTACgctttttaaaaattttaattgtAAGAAACTTTTAAACCTTTTATTTAAACAAAAGAGATAACCTAAACTAGGGCGTGGCACTATTTTCTGGTCCGACTCGTAAAGTAGATCAGACCGGATCTATCGTACCAACTGATCCAACTCGTAAACTAGATCGGAACGGATCTATCGTACCAACACCTGGACCGAATTGTATATAACATATATATAACATGTCGGGTTCCCGGTccataaaataaaaaaaaacatccGATATTAGATCTGTTCCGGTCCAAATCCTGAAAACATCGAAACCGAACCAATTTTCATTATATAAATATTGTAACTTCACTTTGGCTCTTAAATTAttacatataaaaataaaaaattgaaacatttaATATTGTAATAATCCAAATTAATAGATATTAATTTGATGAAATACTATAGATCAATACTATGATCGAAATGATTAAATTCTGTACTACATTTAATAAAAAGTATTCTTATTACAAATTactatttattttataaataataaaaaatgtactttttaaatttttattaccTTACAAAGCAATTAAATTTTTACGTATTTAATATTGaataaaaacaaaattttattTACAGAATTAATATTTTTATGTTGATATTAATCAAACGGTGAATACCGGTCTGGTATCGGTCAAGTACGAATTATCTGGTTCGGTTTGCTCCCAATACCAAACATAATAAATTCACTTTTTGATTCATAAATTTAAAAAATCTGGTTTTTGATCTGGCTCGGATCAGTCCTCTCCGGTCTGATTTTGGACTTTGGCAGTGGCTTAAATTAAAGAGTCTAGACTTTATGCTTTTAAAACTTTTGTTTTTGTGAAATATCATTATTAAATTTATTAACCATCTTCGATCCTCGGCCTAACCCAATTATACTTGGAGTTCATTTTACTCGATTTTGCATGGGAGCTGACGAGACAACACTGGGCCGTACCGGGAAGCGGCCCGAGCCCCTTCCTGCGCCTACCTAAATACTCCTTTTATGGGTCTATTATATATTAACACACAATaaacttttatgtaatatttttaattgatatttattataaaaaattttataaataaaaatgagCAACTCTTCGAGAGTATATATAATTTAGTTTTGAGAGTTTACACACACtacaaaaattcatatatattaCACGTGTATTTTATCATATATATGTTATAACTATTGACTAAATGTATTATAAAATCAATTAAAAGGGCGTGCTTAAAATGATAAATGTGGCACACAAGGGGTGAGATGAAATGTGTGTTATACATTGTGATGCTCTCTCCGGCTTCCTGACTGTGTATTTATGAACTATATTAGCAAACTTGTTAATGAATTATATATTCGAATTTATTTGcaaattttgaataaaatcatATTATACTCAACGTTAACTTATTTACAAAAGAATCTCAAAACTGGATCATGTTGGACTTATTTACAGATCGAGCACCACTCAAGTTGAATATTTTTTGAGTCGGAATATCAACGGTTCGAGATCGTCCCTaaacaaatatttttaatatcaTTTAATTTTTCTAAATTTAATTTGATGAAGTTTTTAAATTAGgaaatttgtttatttaatatttacaAATGATAGttagttattttttattttaattatattttagctCATTTTAATcgtataattttgttttaatctGAAACCATTATACCGAACAAACTAAATCAATCTAATTATAATATATTTAGTTTTGTTTTTTAGCTCGAatcaatattataattttattctTGTCGATATCAATAGTGTTTTAAATGGTTTTATTCCGAGATTATTATcctaaatttttaattttttcttttttatttatattcatatattaaaaaaatataacttataagttataaaacAATTCATATAGTTAAATTAGTAAAATCTGTTTGAACTTaactatttatttttaagtgagttAGAACACGAGCTGTTTGTCTTGAAGTAAAAACCTCCAGCAGCAAATCCTGGACTGTACCTTAATAAAAGAAGAAGCTATCACAGGGGGATTGACGCATCTGCATAGTGCATCACGACGTAAAAGAACTACTAGAAGGCACTGGAACCTTGACTCCAAAGTCAGAAGTTGATGTTAAAATATCGCAGAAagaaaaattaaacaaaaaatatactccctctgtccctcccatttgtttacactttcctttttgggacgtcccttccaattgtttacatttcaaaattttccaaaaatagtaaagttttataatttttaaattaactacatccactactttcctccactatacccactttatacatataatattaatcggtcccactactttactcactttttcaacttttcttcactattttatcatttttcttaaactccgcgccccacccaaaatgtaaacatttgggagggacggagggagtatattttATCCGAAGAGTGGGAATAGTGACCAAGTGAGATGAAGCTACTACCCTTAATGGTAGGCGTGAGGTGCTCAAAGATGCCCCTGGTCAGCATACTTAGATAAATTAGAGAACAAGTGTGTTGTTGATTTGGAATTTGGAGCTAGAGCTTGATCAA carries:
- the LOC141693519 gene encoding F-box/kelch-repeat protein At5g60570-like: MDFDSKKKMCLKMKKLSEGEDRGDYDGGFKFGSSDSLIPGLYDDVALNCLASACRSDYSALSCLNVRFSELMKSGYLYELRKNLGIVEHWVYMVCDPRGWEAFDPTRNKWVKLPKIPCDECFNHADKESLTVGSELLVFGRELFGFVTWKYSLIHHNWFKSEGINHPRCLFASGSLGSIAVVAGGCDKFGNILKSAELYDSSTGGWEMLPNMHSPRKLSSGFFMDEKFYVIGGMTSNTDSLTCGEELDLKTMKWRRIEGMYPNVNKAAQAPPLVAVVDNQLYAVEYLTNNVIKYDKEKNKWDVLGRLPVRADYSNGWGLAFKAYGKQLLVVGGQRTQEGEAIVLNSWCPKSGVKDGSLDWKVLGVKEKVGVFVYNCAIMGC